The Tenrec ecaudatus isolate mTenEca1 chromosome 14, mTenEca1.hap1, whole genome shotgun sequence genome contains a region encoding:
- the ARF6 gene encoding ADP-ribosylation factor 6, producing MGKVLSKIFGNKEMRILMLGLDAAGKTTILYKLKLGQSVTTIPTVGFNVETVTYKNVKFNVWDVGGQDKIRPLWRHYYTGTQGLIFVVDCADRDRIDEARQELHRIINDREMRDAIILIFANKQDLPDAMKPHEIQEKLGLTRIRDRNWYVQPSCATSGDGLYEGLTWLTSNYKS from the coding sequence ATGGGGAAGGTGCTATCCAAAATCTTCGGGAACAAGGAAATGCGGATCCTCATGCTGGGGCTGGACGCGGCCGGCAAGACCACAATCCTTTACAAGTTGAAGCTGGGCCAGTCGGTGACCACCATCCCCACCGTGGGGTTCAACGTGGAGACGGTGACTTACAAAAACGTCAAGTTCAACGTTTGGGATGTGGGCGGGCAGGACAAGATCCGGCCGCTCTGGCGGCATTACTACACCGGGACCCAAGGTCTGATCTTCGTGGTGGACTGCGCCGACCGCGACCGCATCGACGAGGCCCGCCAGGAGCTGCACCGCATTATCAATGACCGGGAAATGAGGGACGCCATAATCCTCATCTTCGCCAACAAGCAGGACCTGCCTGATGCCATGAAACCCCATGAGATCCAGGAGAAACTGGGCCTGACCCGGATTCGGGACAGGAACTGGTATGTGCAGCCCTCCTGCGCCACCTCCGGGGACGGACTCTATGAGGGGCTCACATGGTTAACCTCTAACTACAAATCCTAA